In Brachypodium distachyon strain Bd21 chromosome 5, Brachypodium_distachyon_v3.0, whole genome shotgun sequence, the genomic window GTGTTCTTCCAACACAGGTTCATGGATCCTTGTGCAGTGATGCAGCCTTCAGGAAACTGGCCCTTCATTCAATAGACGCTTTGCAGGTAGCCACAGAAGAGTAATGTATAACTTGCAGCACCTGGAAGAAGATACAGAGAATGCCTCCCCATCCCTTGCTTAGAATCATACTATAGGTTTTCTTTTCCGTTGTTTTACATTTCATTGATTTTGGCATCCACTGGCTGAAGCATGATATAATAACACATACAAAGTTGTGGTGTAGAGAACGAGATCAATCTTATATTATGAACTATGATATGAACCTTTACAGTGGTGGATGGCATGATATAAGTAAGAGTAGATATTCACTCCTTGTTTGAGTTCAGTGCTCTACACAAACTTTTTTTGTTATCACATGATGTTTAGTTGTGGAATTTCTTGGGAGCGAACTTAATGCTCGGATTTATCTGACACTTTGGTCTAGACGAGGGCTTGTTTTTTCTCAACTTAGCAGGGGGGCTTAAGTTTTGAACCCAATTTGCTGTGTTAATTAAGTGGCATATAGGAATGATAGTGTGCAATTCTCCGAAGAATTGCTGGTGCTCAGAagtaggaacggagggagtatatttcaCAAGGCAGCAATTCGGTTCCGGAGTCCGTCAGAGTCAGACAGTAGCCGCTAGGTACCGACACCTGATACTGGTCTGTGAAACCATCAGATCGTGATGTGTTGGGAGCGCAAaccttttttcctcttttttgttGTGGGAATTGGGACTTGGGAGTCTGTTACGAAACTTGGCCACGCTGCGCAACAAATAACAGTGCATGGATAGTCGTGTCTTGTCCATGGCATTGGCACCGGTGCGGACAGCGGTCGATGAGGACGACGTAGCGCCGTTTGTGGCACTGGCAAGTGGCAACATATACATCCAGGACTTGGCTGCACCTGCACGGAGTGTGTGATGTGAGGAAGCAAGCAAGTCAAGTAAAAAAACACAGGTACATGAACGttcaaaacagaaataaaaataaaaattccgACCTGCCGGATTCGAACCAGCGACCTAAGGATTTATCTGCGAACACTACAGTCCTCCGCTCTACCAACTGAGCTAAGGTCGGTTTCCACACAATGTAGGTATATAATTTATCTATCATCACCCCTTCTGGcgtgcactttttttttggcgaatTGAAACGGTAAGATGGTGACTGGGAGAGATATCCAATCTGTTGATCCGTAGCCAGCAACGCAGAATCATTAAGTTAGCGATGCCATAGTATAGCCCACGCGTCCGTGACCAAGTTCGATCATGCCATCCGGTGGTGGATGTGGCCACACGCCCCGGCCGGGAGCCGATCGATCGCGGACAAACGAAGCCATCCGCCCCATTCCAGTTCCACCGACCTGCCCACATGCGCGAGACATGAGTCATCGACAGCCATGGCGCCATGCGAGTATGCGATGCATACCTGATCTTCTCATCGCCCGTGACCGCGCGCGTCTcacgggcgccgccgcgtacGTACTACCGCGGCCTTCACCTCGCAACACCTGTTGCCCAGCTCCACGCCCATGCATGGCATTTGTACATGGCACACCCCGTGCATAACTGCACACAAGCAAGAAGCAACTCGCCTATAAAATGGCAGCACAGCAAAGATGATAACGCACGTACTTGCTCATCAAaagttgaaaacaaaacacgAGAACACACAACCGCACAACACAAAAGCGTAAATTGGCAAAAGGCAAACAATGGCCGGGCAACGACGTCGTCGTGAtcccgccgtcgtcgccgcgctcctgctactggccatggcggcgtcgCTCCTCCTGCTCCAGCACTCCTGCGAAGGGAGGGAGCTGAACGAGAAGCCGGGCCACGGCGCACctacagcaacagcaacaagaGGCGCTGGCGCTGTTGCTGCAAGTGGTGGCGTGGACGAGATGAAGACTCAGTTGGGGTTGCCAGTGACGCTACCGCCTCTGGTGCCCACCCTGCCGGTGCCGCTGCCTGTGCCAGCCGTTGGCGGCGGCCCCGCGAGCCCGGTGCTCCCGCCCCTCGTTCCTGGGAACCCTCCTGCTCGCGGCTCCGCCAACAAGTCGGCCACCAACAACTCTCCATGAGACCATGATCATGTTATTGCTTCATTGCTTGCAGGCTGCAGCTAGCTTCTGGGTTTCAGGAAAATGTCCTTAAATCGTTATAtgtagtactactccgtatcatCCAGTTCGCCACAGCGTTTTTCTCAAGTACCTTCGTGTGTGTAATCTACAGTAGTAATACTTTTGTCAGTGTGCTGGGTCGTCGCCTGCTTCGGTAGGCATGTCAACATGCTGCATCATCTATGTAAAACTTTTTCACTTATATTAGTCATATGTGATCACATCCTGGCGTGTCATGCAACTTGGTTGACAACTTGACAAGTACAATCAAGTCCGGAGTTATGGAGTCACACGTACGTAGTACTTCACATTATTGAAGGTAATTAATCAAACAAATAATTATGCCAACAGCATCAGGCGACCAGTATAGGAGTATAGATGGTAGGTGGTATGTGCAAAGACCCAAAACAGCGGGAATGAGGGAAATTTCATGATACAGATGCAGCCTAAAAGTTCCTACATAACACAAAGTGTATTTTTACAAACTTTCCTGTTCACGACTGCTGTGATTTGAGTCACTCAATAGATTTCTTTCTCTCTGCATCTAACGGACAGTTCGGGATCAAGTTAGGTCATTCTCGTCCAAGGAGTCCCTGTCGTCATCGGCTGCTAGATCTTTCTTGATGGCCTGCAGATCACCTGTTGGTAGTTTCTTTGCGAGTCGAATTACCTGCAGTGATGGTTCACGTAAATCTCTAAACAAGCAACCAGGAAGAACTATAGCAGATGGAATTCAAACTAAAGTACTGCGCGCACAAAAAACAATGAACGATCCTATAGTAATTTGATGACAGATGCAATATATCCAATGGGATTACTGCTGAAGCACACAAGATAGCAGAATAGTGTTGATAGAATCTGTATGATGCATGAGCTCCTAGTTTGCCGTTCTAGCACATGCACCGTCATAGGGCATAATCAGATATAATCATATAGGCGATGTAAGATTGCAGATATAGTTCAGCAAACGATGGGCCTTTAACTAAGGAAATCGAAAGACATACCACATGGTCAAGGTGATTGATGACATTTGATTGAGCAGCACGTTTGACTTCTTCAGCATCACCTTCCTCGTAAGCAGACAACAGTTTCATTGCACATCGATTCTGGTCACTATTAAGGAAAGCTTGAACCCTGCAATGTAGAAGGAGAGGAAAGAAAGTTGGTAATCATAACACGAAATATACACATATACACATTCCCTATTGATGCTAACCACCATGGACCATGGTACCACCAATGCATGACTTACTCTGAGCAATCATTGTAGCATTTCTGAGCTTGCTGAAAATCATGTGCGTAAAGGTAGATGATGATTGCACTCAGATAACCCTGCATACAGGAAATAACTTTGGAATAAAAAAAGGTCGTTCAAATCGTGTAACTGCTTATTGAACAAGCAAGGTCTAATATTTCATTTCCATTTGCTCATTGACATTATTTTATTAGGGGTAAACTTCAAGGATCAAATAGCATGCTATTGTCAGTTAAGAAACTTTTCAGTTTTCATTGCATAATTTTTCGAGTATCTTGTATAACTAACTCAGCACATCTTAGtgtaaatactactccctccgttccataattcttgtcgaaatattacatgtatctagacattttttaggaatagatacatccacttttgggcaaattggagacaagaattatggaacggagggagtaccttgcATTGGCTGTTGATGGCATTGCACTTATCAGCAGCTGAACCAAGTCTTAAAAAGAATCCAGCCGCATCCGAATACCTGTTAGAGATGGCAAAAGATGGGACGAAACACAAGGTGAGTACATAAATTAGATTACTAAAGATGCTAAGTTGTGCATACATGCATAATATCCGAAAAAAGATGACAGAGAAGGTGTGAACaaaaaatgctactccctccgatcgataataagtgtcttagatttagtacaaagttgtactaaatctaagacacttattatggatcggagggagtacagcTTGATATATCTGATATAGGTTTTAGTAAAACTAAAAGAACCATGAAAGGGATGAATTCAACTATGCAATCTCTAATCattcaaaagtcaaaacagAGCAAttgttaagaaaaaaagaaccatCACGAACAACAAAGGTAACTGTAAGTAATTAAAGCATGGGAGAAAGATATTAGTTTTGTCCAAACGAAAACAGAGACTCAATCGATATACAGAAATAGTTGTTCAACAATCTGCATAGGATCAAACGTTCTGGTTTATTTGAGTACACAGTAAATTTAAGCCATTGCCCACCTAATGTTTGATGCATCGAACAGCATTCTTATTTGAAAAGTTACAAGGTGAACTAGTTACAAACCACAATAACAAAGATAGAATTAATCATGCAAGCACCAGAGCCCTTGACTGTAGGAACCAAATCTGGTGAACATACCACCTATTATTATCAACCATTTGGTGTACTTTGGCAAGAGCAAACCAAAGTAGCTTAGTCCACTTTCTTTGTTCATGGTGGAGGACTGACTCTAGAAGTTAttgcattactcccagtgttACCCTAGAGTTTTGGGATCATTGTTCCTTATTTATCTTAGAAGATTGCTTACTTAAGTAAAAAACAAAGaccgtaaaaaaaattaaagattGAAAGAAACCAAGAAAATCATGCAAGACAAAGATACGGATGTAAAATGATAGGTTCCAGTGTATTGTAATTAAGAGAAACTGATCTCTGTAGTCTTACTTCTCAAGTTTAACATATAAACTTGCAGCAGAACGGTACAAGTCAAAAGCCATCTGCTCCTTTCCATCATCTTCTAGAAGTGCACAAGCCTCATCATATAATTTAATTGCTTCTTCTGGAGCTTTATCCTCCAAGGCACTGATTTTATCATAATTAGTCAAATAAGGTTCAGAACGAATACTTATCAGATTACTGATAAATTACCTGGCACCCTTTGCAAGAGCATCGGAGGCAGGTTGTGATCTTCCACATTCACGGTAAAATTCTGATGCTCTGCGATAAAAGTCTGAAACTTCATTCCAGAGCCCAAGCTCCTTGGCTAATGCGCCAGCAGATTCCATATGCTTAGCAGCATCCCATGGTATATGAACTAGCTAAGGGTACATTCGGTGGTTTTGTTCAACAATGTGAAAATAAAACAGCCATACAGAAATTTCTGAAGGATACGAGGAGATCATTTCTTGTCCTTTTGAAGCCTTCTCAAATGCATCCTTTGCTTTCTCATTGTCCTTTCTGAACCTATAAGCAATTGCTTTAAAGTGGAGATGAAGTTTCATTACATGAACCGGAGGGAACAAATAGGCAACGAGAGTAGACAAAGATGGCAAACAAAGTTACCCACCGGCTTGTTCATACAAGGAGGTAGCAGTCTTCCAGTCAGCATTCCACCTTGTAAAGCTCAGTTTTGTTCTGCAAAAGAATATATTAGGAAACAGAATGTTCATATTTATTTAGCACATAATTACAATGAGATGGACAGAGCAGGAATTTATTTTAACAGATGTTGATTTGATGAAGTATCAGCAGTAACAATAGGAAAATCAGCATACTTGCAAACACTCACACGTTAAACTAGAACCTGTTAATGCAAATACTGAATCTTATGCGTAGCGGCAATTATCACGcagttgagacttgagaggaaagaaaaatcttCTGAAATTCCATGTATTATTTGGTTATGGTTTGCACGTGTAAACAATGCTGTGCACAAATGTCAGTTTTAAACAAACCCATAAATGCTTCAGAGGCAAGGATCAACAAGAGGTTTACTCTTACGGAAGGCAAGGTGCTCCTGTTTCTGATCTCTCTTACAATAGAGGTTGATAATAAATAGCCCCAGTTTAATGACTGAATGTGGTAAATTAGCTAGTAGTACAGTGGATTTGGCGCCAGTTAAATGGCTGAATGTGATAAATTAGCTAGTAGCAGCTAATATTTCCAAAGTTAATGGAATGTGAATAAATGATCCAGGAGACTACACTGCACAGACGTAAACAAACTGCAGCAAAACTCGTGCAGGAACAGCTAGGGAAAGCAGTAGCATTTGGGCAAGCTTATCTCTACCAACCACTACGAGATCGCACAGAGATCCTAAATCATCCCCAAAATTATGCAGGAAAAAACTAGCCTCGCCCCATCTAAGATCAGGCACAGATCCAGGAGGCTCTAATTCAACAGCAGCACCTCGATTAGTTCGCCTTCCTCGACGGTATCGGCAATCAGACAGCGGGCGGATCGAAAGGAGGGAATCCAGTGGGGGCGAGGGAGGTAGAGgcaagagggagagaggagactTGCAATTTGTCGGCCTTGGCCATGAGCTTCTCTGGGTCGGAAGAAGAGCTCGCCATGGCGGAGACTCTGAGAACCAccaccagctcctcctcctcctcttctccgctACCGCCCGCTCCCAAGACAGAAGGACTCTACTGCTGCTCGTTGAGGGGGGCGACTGGCGGGCGAGCAGGTGAGCTGAGCTGCCGGTGGCTGACGGCGAGGGGGCGACGAGGGATCAGGTTCCTCTCTGAGATCCGTGCCGCGTCAAGTTCATCCCGATGCCCgtcgcctttttttttttttgactcgGTGACACGTATAGAAACAGCAGCAGAAAGAAAATCTACACAGGGCCGTAGGCCGTTTAAGTAGTGTGATCAGGGGCCCAGTCCTTTTAACAGGGAAGGACCTGCTGGAGGCCCCGAACCGAGGCACAATCGACGGCCCATAAGCCCATCCCCGTGGCCGTGCGGCCGATCAGAGACGGATGCATGCGTGCGTACCCTGAAAGATcgatcccgggctcccggcCGTCTGATTATGTGTGGCCTGTGATGGATGGCAcccacgcacgcacgcacgctgGGTTCAGATCGGGACATCGAGGTGGTCAGTGACTCAGTGGTGGCCGGGGGGAGCAACGGGCAAAGCTAGATGCTGCGTACGTAATCCTACTACTCCTAGGCATCGTTATAATTCATCGGTCGAGCCGGCCCAcgaaagcaaacaaaatggAGGTGACTGACGCCTTTGTTCCCTTGCCGCGTACTACACATAATATGCGCTTTCCTGGCACGCATGGGCGCCGGCCGCTCCTTGGACTCGGACGGCATGCTCTCCATTGCATGGCGCCACCAGCCTATACCTGACTGCTGACCACGTCGTCAAACTTCCCACGCGTGCGATGCGATCGACGATTGCATGGCAGAGCATGCGTTGCGTGTTTCGCGGGGAAGATGCatgggcttcttcttctggctCCGGTTCCGAGGGCCTGCTGCGATGCgctcgctagctagctagctagctggagtAATTGTTAGGTAAGGTTCCTGTCCGACCTTCCtgcttataaaaaaaaaactgctagACATATATGTGGTCCTTAATCCTCATACCGATGCACATGAGCAACCAATAAACAAATTCAGCTGATGGACGATATTTTCTTTACGAAAGTCTCGTGAAAATCTATAATTTTGTGAAAAAATCAAAACTCTCAATCATAACCATTAGATTTTAAATGAACGTATCAGATAAAAACAACATTTCTAATCACTTAAACGCATTTATGAAAAAAACCTAGACCCTAATCAAGAGGGGGGTTCATAAAATACATTTAGCTAGCCTTGTTTCGCGGGAGTGTACTTTTTAGCCCTGAATTTCAGAGGGTATTCAACCAATACTCTCAACTTTCATTCCACCCGAAAACACTGGTGTGTGGTGGAATGTTTTTGATTGACATGAAAATTGGGGTGTTTTGTGGATATATTTTGGGATGATCTCTTGTAACCCGCAAGCCTACCAAATGGCTCATTCGTATTTTTAGTGTTTTTGACTTGTACCAAATAAGGCCTTGAGCGACTAGAAGTTTCACCTTTTATCTATCCGTTTTATATGAGATATAATGACTAGGATTTGACAATTTTCACTAGATAGAGTTTTTCGCCTGATACGTCACCCTATTTTTAAGCACAAGTGCAGAAAAAGATAtttaagagagagagatcgtgGTTGCTTTCCCATGGCCCTCTCAAAAGTTCCCTTGAACTAGATCTAGTTCTATAGCCTGGTTTCTAATACACTTAGGGTGGTGGTTTCACCTGACAAGTTTGCTTGAGTTAATTCCAATTTGGACAATTTATTTATAAATCGGCAGTTTGAACCGCATTTTAGAAAGCTGACAGTTCTCTATGGACAAATATACCTTACTACCATAATATCTATAGAACTGCAATGATAAAAAGGCCGTGTATATCAGTCGAGCAAGGTTGGGGGTGCAGCCTCTTTTTCGAAGGAAAAACACACCTTACTATTACTACCCGGGGTTCTGTCTAGTCTCCAAGAAGTCTACATTTGGTAATCACCAGATGCCAAGTAAATTATTGTTGGAGATAAAAAAGATTGGTCCCAAACTCCCAATTCAGTATCTTCATATCATTACCCCTCTCCATTTAGTAATTTGCCCCTTCCTAATTAAATCCTTGCACATTGAGTTACCTACTCGCTTTATTCCAAACTGTAGGCGCATAACTTTTATTGATCGTCCAACCTTATAACAAAAACTATCAACAACCATGCTGCCAAATGAAGATCATTGGACTCGCcgtgatatatattttcatagtatgtTGGTTTGACACTATGTATGCTGATTCTTTTGCTATAAATtcggtcaaactttaaaaagtttgacaatCAACAAAAACTATGGCTACattttggaacagagggagcaTATTACGCTACATGCATATTCACATCTCTCCGGGTATTTTTGCAGTTGCTGGCAGTATGCATAAAGAATTCAAGCTGACGAGCTCTTGTTTTGCAAGCCAAGTTTGATCCATCCCCTAGCAAGGTCGTAGGTGAAATGATTGACGTGATGGGCGCACTCTACAAAATTGCAAGCAAGTCCCATCAGAGACCCCGATACATGGGTAGCAGCTGAAAGTTAATCGCTCCATACTGATGAGAAATTCCACACGGCCGGCCGGTGAAAAAGATAAGGGTAGGCACACAGTGCTCACTCGTCACTAGCTGCTCTCAGTCCTACCATGACGCAAAAAGCTTACGGAAATCAGATGCCATAAATACTGTCCCGGCCCTGGACCAAAGGTTGGTGAAGAgtcgtcgacgaagaagaggccaTCAGCCAGGTCGCCAGCGCAGGAAAAGGTTTATTCAGAGTCTCCATCTCTCTCAGGCTATACGCCTAGGGCTGGACCAGTTAGgcgctggctagctagctagcaagtgCTATAGCTCTCATAGTTCATAAGGAGGTGTAGTCTGAAGGCCAAGAGAGCCAGCAAGGAGAACTCGATCGATCAGACACCGAGAAAAAGAAGGGTATGCTGCATACTTGGCTGGCTCTAATTAGTCCATAATTTGTTCTTAGATAGCTACAATTCATGCTTAGTTTCTCCAGAAAGTTTTATATATCTTGGTGTTATATATGAAGGTGAAGAAGCGCACCAAGATCGCTGATCGATGGAAGACGGCAGGGCTGCGAGAAGGATGTCATCTGCCCCAACTACCCGGAGAAGCAGATCTGCCGATTTCCACAATTTTTCAGAAAGGGTAGGTAGTTAATTGTCATGCATATCGGTCGACCGATCACGCAGGGCACAGCCGATCGATGTATTAGCAACTTTAGGCTGAGCTTTAATTTTTGTCCGACCTGATATATTTGTAGAGGCGAAGGGATAGGATCAACGAGAAGCTGAAGGCACTGCAAGAGCTACTTCCAAATTGCACCAAGGTGCATGTTGTAATAGTATTACCCCATTCATGAATATATCTTTGTATCTAGTGTCTCTTGCCGAGCTTTTCTCGCCTGATCTCTTGTTGATccctttgcatgcatgctggcTCAGACGGACAAGGTGTCGATGCTCGACGAAGCCATCGACTATCTGAAATCACTCCAGCTGCAATTGCAGGTAATTAATAGATGATCTGTAATTATGTATACATGCTAACtagatgaagaaaatcatacaTGCATCACCTCTAAATGTCTAAATTTAGCCATGGCGCATGTGCATGCAGATGCTGGTGATGGGGAAGGGGATGGCGCCCGTGGTGCCGCCGGAGCTGCAGCAGTACATGCACTACATCACGGCGGACCCTGCGCAGATGCATATGCCTCCGTTGCGCCCGACGTCTGAGCCGCCGCGGCCGTTCCAGATCAcccacgccggcggcggcggtggacgcCCGGAGCGGCAGTCCAACGTGGAGTCGGATTTCCTCAGCCAGATGCAGAATCTGAACCCTTCCGAGCCGCCCCACAACTTCCTCAGGCCCCCCAAGCTGCAACTCTACACCCCggtatatatgcatgctaCGACTATGCTATATATGCATGGTATTCTTTGATCCATATGAATGACagtgttaattaattagtgagtactcattttctctctctagTTGGCACAGTACAtttatgtatatatgtttgttgTAAAAGATGTCATGAACTTGCATGAAGAACTAAGACTACTAGCTAGCTCATAATGCATGCGCCTAGCTAGTGCCTTAATGATCAGAAATGCTCATCAATCATCATGCAGGAACAGAGGGGGACAGGGCTAGGCAGCAGCAGTGGCCACAACGGCGGCTGGAATATCCCGGAGAGGAATTCCTCGTACAACTTCATGGAGTGATGAGCTCATCGAGCTGCTCTCCTCCTGTtgaattgcatgcatgctaggATGAGATGACAAGCTAGCATGCAGCCTTGTCTGGAAGATTGCATGCTTCCAGACTTTCAGTCCGTGATTGATGTGTTTCACCTCGATCAAACTCCCAGAGATGGTAGCGCTCTtgaattgcatgcatgctagttGTGTTTCGTCAATAAAAACATCCTGTGACCGATTTTGCTCTGCAAATGTTACATTCTCATGCCCGTGTCCGTGCACGTACATAGCAGTCCATTAAttactttcttctttttgacgGAACCTCGTCTTAATTACTTTCTTCTTATTGCTGCATGCTGTGTTCTTGCATATCCTCATTGCCAGATGATCGAACAGCAAGCCAGCACCATGTTAATTAAACACTGCGCAATGAATGTTTTGGATCTGATCTTCAAAAGGTATCAGGGGGATTCAGGGGAGACATTCCTCTGCTCAACAAGACGCCATTGCCGGCAAGTCAAAGGACACACCCACATCTGAGTCATGAATTCACATCACcaacatgtgcatgcatgcttgatGCATTCGTGCATGGCCTAGCTAGCAGCCTAGCACTTTTGTTCGTATACACTGTATGATAGATCCAGTGATTGCTTGATTGCCCCCACAACCTCACCGAATCTTTCAGCTTCCATTCCCCTGCAAAGCCTGTGTGTTATGTACAGCCTGTGCGCAGGTAGGTACAGGTATGTTGCATTGCATCGCAGCGCTGAAAGCCAGTCAAAAGCGCAAACTTTGGTTTGGCACCACTTGAGGCCCATGCCCGTCAGGTAGCATGGGCGAGACTGCAACCAGTGTGCTCCTTCCAAAGGCCAAGCCGCATGGGCCAGATTCAGTTAATTTCCCGTTTCCCTCTTCCCACCGGAACCGAAATTACGCAAGCAAATCCATGCTGCGAATAAGATCGATTCGGCTTATATGATCTAGTGATCGATTCTAGTCTTCCCCGGGCCGCAGGCGTTGCTGATCTTGAGCAGCGCCGAGAGCGCGCCGTTCATGTCGGGCCGGTCGGCGGGCTCGAAGGCCGCGCAAGAGCAGGCCACCCGCAGCGCGCCGGCTGCGGCGCACAGGTCGGCATCCGTGGCCGCCTTCGACATGTCGGCGTCCAGGACGCCGGCCACGGCCTCGATGCCCATGGACACGGCGTTGCCCACGAGCTGCTGCAGCGTGACCGgcacgccgctgccgtcgtccTCGATCGTTCCCGTCGGCCTCCGCTTCGTCAGCAGCTCCATCACCAGGACACCGAAGCTGAACACGTCCGCCTTCGGCGACACGCTCCTCATGTACGCCAACTCTGCAAACACAAGGAATTAAACCACTGAAACGATCGCAAACGGTGCATGGACATGACATCTCGGGTCGTGGAGATCGTTGTAGTACCTGGTGCCATGTATCCGACGGTGCCTCTGAACGCGGACGAGGTTCCGGTCTCTTGCGCCGGCGCGTCTGTCAGCTGGACGCCAAGCATTCTCGCCGTGCCGAAGTCGCTGACATGGGCTTCCCAGTCGGCATCCATTAGCACGTTGGACGGCTTCACGTCGCAGTGCACGACGGGGGATCCGCCATAGCCGGAGTGCAGGTAAACCAGCCCGTGCGCCACGGACACGCACACGCGCAGCCGCTCCGCCACGGTCGCCCACCTTGGCGGCGCGGTGTGCGCGTCCAGAgcgcctcggccgccgccgtggatgGCCGCGTCCAGGTCGCCGTTGTCCATGTACTCGAGGACCAGCGCCTTCATCATCCtgttgccgttgccgttgccggCCGCCTCGCGCTCCCAGGCGTACCCGACCACGCGGGCCAGGTTCTTGTGCCTGAGGCGGCTCAGCGTGGCAAGCTCCGTGAGGAAGCTCTTGTCGGACATGGCCGGGAACTGCTCCAGGttgagccgcttcacggccACGGCCTTCCCGTCCACGA contains:
- the LOC100843929 gene encoding transcription factor PIF1 isoform X2 → MEDGRAARRMSSAPTTRRSRSADFHNFSERRRRDRINEKLKALQELLPNCTKTDKVSMLDEAIDYLKSLQLQLQMLVMGKGMAPVVPPELQQYMHYITADPAQMHMPPLRPTSEPPRPFQITHAGGGGGRPERQSNVESDFLSQMQNLNPSEPPHNFLRPPKLQLYTPRGTGLGSSSGHNGGWNIPERNSSYNFME
- the LOC104585432 gene encoding uncharacterized protein LOC104585432, whose translation is MAGQRRRRDPAVVAALLLLAMAASLLLLQHSCEGRELNEKPGHGAPTATATRGAGAVAASGGVDEMKTQLGLPVTLPPLVPTLPVPLPVPAVGGGPASPVLPPLVPGNPPARGSANKSATNNSP
- the LOC100843929 gene encoding transcription factor PIF1 isoform X1 produces the protein MEDGRAARRMSSAPTTRRSRSADFHNFSERRRRDRINEKLKALQELLPNCTKTDKVSMLDEAIDYLKSLQLQLQMLVMGKGMAPVVPPELQQYMHYITADPAQMHMPPLRPTSEPPRPFQITHAGGGGGRPERQSNVESDFLSQMQNLNPSEPPHNFLRPPKLQLYTPEQRGTGLGSSSGHNGGWNIPERNSSYNFME
- the LOC100843621 gene encoding gamma-soluble NSF attachment protein, giving the protein MASSSSDPEKLMAKADKLTKLSFTRWNADWKTATSLYEQAAIAYRFRKDNEKAKDAFEKASKGQEMISSPWDAAKHMESAGALAKELGLWNEVSDFYRRASEFYRECGRSQPASDALAKGASALEDKAPEEAIKLYDEACALLEDDGKEQMAFDLYRSAASLYVKLEKYSDAAGFFLRLGSAADKCNAINSQCKGYLSAIIIYLYAHDFQQAQKCYNDCSEVQAFLNSDQNRCAMKLLSAYEEGDAEEVKRAAQSNVINHLDHVVIRLAKKLPTGDLQAIKKDLAADDDRDSLDENDLT